The following proteins are encoded in a genomic region of Chaetodon auriga isolate fChaAug3 chromosome 8, fChaAug3.hap1, whole genome shotgun sequence:
- the LOC143324115 gene encoding C-X-C chemokine receptor type 3-like: MNMDVDLDGLFLHNSTYDYDVDYEYKEDFESRGSQAVLIPLLYSVEFVVGLLGNGLLLAVLVQKRRFWSVSDTFIVHLSVADILLLVMLPLWAAQAARPCGWCFNGFLCKISGAVFNINFYCGILLLVCVTVDRYMSIVHATQLYSHKRPHLAHISCLVVWLISLILAIPDWVFMVAKKYSAQERTLCVHKYSQSGTDWKLVSRLLHHMLGFLLPAAALIFCLSCILRRLLGSSKGLQKQRSIMVLLPLVGVFFLCWMPYNITLIVDTVRSSPKDADDPEGSLKTALMATSALGCLHACLRPLLYLGLCGNFRKQILATLKCTAVETESSLWELGVGEEVLPDQGPEGQQLKQMTDVDHQTAPSADEWTNTPSSGVTCSTPEGV; this comes from the exons ATGAACATGGATGTGGACCTCGATGGATTATTTCTCCACAACAGCACCTATGACTACGATGTGGACTATGAGTATAAAGAGGACTTTGAGTCAAGGGGCAGTCAAGCGGTGTTGATCCCGCTCCTGTACTCAGTGGAGTTTGTTGTCGGTCTGCTGGGGAATGGACTCCTCCTGGCCGTCCTGGTACAGAAGAGGCGATTCTGGAGCGTGTCAGACACCTTTATCGTCCACCTGAGCGTTGCCgacatcctgctgctggtgatgctgCCCCTCTGGGCTGCGCAGGCCGCTCGGCCGTGTGGATGGTGCTTCAATGGTTTTCTCTGCAAGATCAGTGgagctgtttttaat atcAACTTCTACTGTGGGATCCTTCTGCTGGTTTGTGTCACTGTGGATCGCTACATGTCCATCGTCCACGCCACCCAGCTGTACTCCCACAAGAGGCCCCACTTAGCTCATATCAGCTGCCTGGTGGTCTGGCTCATCTCCCTGATCCTCGCCATCCCTGACTGGGTTTTCATGGTGGCCAAGAAGTATTCAGCACAGGAGAGAACACTATGTGTTCACAAATACTCTCAGTCAGGCACTGACTGGAAGCTGGTGTCACGCCTGCTCCACCACATGTTGGGcttcctgctgcctgcagccgCCCTGATCTTCTGCCTCTCCTGCATTCTGCGACGGCTGCTGGGCAGCTCTAAAGGCCTGCAGAAGCAGAGGTCCATCATGGTCCTCCTGCCCCTGGTAGgggtcttcttcctctgctggatGCCCTACAACATCACACTCATCGTGGACACCGTCAGAAGCAGCCCTAAGGACGCTGATGACCCTGAAGGTTCCCTGAAAACAGCTCTGATGGCCACGTCTGCTCTGGGCTGCCTTCACGCCTGCCTCAGACCTCTGCTCTATCTTGGCCTGTGTGGAAACTTCAGAAAACAGATTCTGGCCACGCTGAAATGTACTGCAGTTGAAACTGAGAGCTCGCTGTGGGAGCTGGGCGTGGGCGAGGAAGTCCTGCCTGACCAGGGTCCTGAGGGGCAACAGTTGAAGCAGATGACAGATGTTGATCATCAGACAGCTCCCAGTGCTGATGAGTGGACAAACACGCCCTCCTCAGGAGTGACCTGCTCCACCCCGGAGGGAGTTTAG